The Toxoplasma gondii ME49 chromosome XII, whole genome shotgun sequence genome includes a region encoding these proteins:
- a CDS encoding hypothetical protein (encoded by transcript TGME49_245550~Predicted trans-membrane domain (TMHMM2.0):6-29:48-68:74-97:111-134), which translates to MRLTVKSIWGLDLASWVALVSLYNLLSATVELWSESRRSCHASGADSLATFNFTSSVFTVLAGTLGILSTIFYSASFVIFVLVAVSITTCMDIAEIVTNATSANPSVMQFVMTGLHLTVTVVALLILFSYYRILKAGGTGREYRVYRKNEQRSQAPPSPSSYAAERAAEESPLQQPGSTYGATLGAGIGLAP; encoded by the coding sequence ATGCGGCTCACTGTGAAGAGCATCTGGGGACTCGACCTGGCGAGTTGGGTCGCGCTCGTTTCCCTCTATAATCTTCTTTCGGCGACCGTCGAGTTGTGGTCAGAATCACGCCGCTCTTGTCACGCGTCTGGGGCAGATTCGTTGGCGACCTTCAACTTTACGTCTTCCGTCTTTACGGTGCTTGCGGGGACGTTGGGGATTCTGTCGACAATTTTCTATTCGGCGTCCTTTGTTAttttcgtcctcgtcgcggTCTCTATCACGACGTGTATGGATATCGCTGAAATCGTCACAAATGCCACGTCAGCGAACCCAAGCGTCATGCAATTCGTGATGACCGGGCTGCATCTCACGGTCACCGTCGTAGCGCTCCTTATTCTCTTCTCCTATTACCGAATTTTGAAGGCTGGAGGCACTGGGCGAGAATATCGCGTCTACcgaaaaaacgaacagaGATCCCAAGCaccgccgtcgccttcttcataCGCAGCGGAACGGGCAGCTGAGGAAAGCCCGCTGCAGCAACCAGGCTCGACATATGGAGCGACTCTCGGAGCTGGAATTGGTCTTGCTCCCTAG
- a CDS encoding hypothetical protein (encoded by transcript TGME49_245560), whose translation MHRRGPERGRGEETLAVGRQQKRERCTAKSRRVWRRGGRKNNVLTFQRRSGHRAGNALLRKDPPEQSIEWTSSLMLSRERAEGAWSAFLALDACCEFSGDPTATAILGGGSRGTVIAARESENIRADEGTSGGKGNRGPGKACLSRTDTMSLASPEAVHVEASATTRPSPRSSFLSRLSVSTEETHALTAGLSLETALSPAEAEKTRTPSSGSGRSSSDSEASCNPSPAPLEERQTQEKKGPKGEQETKAKKETKEAWTSELGVSSAERETSAMAVASSGKREKSVDGTGESDGRGFLSPEDAETSACPASDRDLESTSGELFVEGDKGDALSGVASKKDHAWATEADAEHIEEDGEVERGGEKERAFVACENSVWGSTEPTMEDGKTHEETEEETKQTEEETKETHTGTTETQEETTETTEEARKEGAKERCRGEKTGEHKGRSASQGKGRRDAEGDPEGSARHEGEKTAPARTVGDGEVKYREEDTRFNEKEGQKQPEKAGAPREAVEVVALSSVSSFSSTPTHEGEAEDSGYKRQESLEVSALGDEPRKKNRGGEVRNSSGDRACTQLADTVTGERSAAAEAASPSIRGEKEETVCPSGAEPTSAKDHKTTSDEDRETGASAPAARTPRAQVEREKPTLDEHGEASGNGQSYSVWALLGFRGDVSRPRGGKSVPQQPGNVTKATTEWQSGAEGDPPVSTFVGPSKGTEAPPTAAPSSNPTAAVFSASRTSVDHAALQFLTVPRVSFRTAFAGQLPHQHRQGGGRSFEARDAGSGGTASSASFGTHWAALPGFGASHDSGRSSASASPEGGNRRQTFSPRPHAACSAGRSPTFVLPLTRDAQAFPAQAGLGSEKSGGKRGRGEGARPVGGAGETRERAGSEDRALGSSHANAALYRERDGGRGTQGQRRSSTCRGDRASPRSSGEAMDSSGGPQEKGLGSGRGRWTGTGAAARSCSRNDEKNSAAHLRDTVECAIAREGGVLPSSSGCLSGRKRGAGARSAAAGVALADVHRPGDSPEGVRGASLLGAIPGRGPRAGKTRGRSESFADPSLQAPLLPVAPQKQSLSAHKGDVPNAEARNRHGAASETGPQTGDSQRTRRGSLCGASGRAASTVAPVECGGREVKVSMHSTEGREDPKSQLAEAPLLARQVNAPREDAGVHAAAGQKKTKGGVQGEEELGQGAGSSKSALGKTGAQKEGDAKTRKGERERRSPPQGFGRTGEVAEERDKDERDEASKKGKEHEKTRESLASAPPAGSTDGSGDDQRPEESSAAETSRASGKEAVPGDKKKGSAKSKVNGSAPVARSTAIFDERRSNSSAGKDGKKEGRKKASLASAASASKPVAASAQMEKSDSSQTTGAPGDRKCAALSTSATASESLKTAATGASRRAGATGKRGMVKAEVKPTFTRGDDQAVDRTGSLRFRRRSRTDSAGPCMHGALATNGETHGSGVLLPGSGVIGGRETASPMCASRLALLPGLQPGAACRRRGERDVWDLPTGKPESETACEAGTFFTLGDIRQAEREIEGGNMSLRQFVAEKKEKTRREEEERRQRESVEGDGRDRDANGEENAACKKPRAEWSGKGAAEGKFEKRNAAQGLGPDKSTIAVGLGGVALQQDVEEEFSVFECEDPNVVVLPPQPSAHAFLASGLRAAASPAPLALRGSISPQQADLRAEDRSDKMPHGFERPATFPARRAQAPRTKSTATSRDPPAGFFRIAFGGTPTGASGYAHSPTPAALQKSCPGVGAQDGLVPQGHPFGGAPDKLLFPPQKAPMDEAAGRAAGRKLMALLGVKASSLPTASASVGHPTPVVSQPRPPTPQRLGGLPLPGSGALSFRSLLAAVEAQQAQRRHAQVPREDVQVAREKSELLAELGRAAVGSFPTRPTAAPGSAPAVGAEGSPSLAFRGAASASVPDYSSACPPHVGHRPPSAGFHDALFSPSASSRACQRPPLGPPSTQPFEGENTGPRAFPQGQGVALFPHNLFAHATPRPAAADLLSFPGRDADAAHVLTRWIGRGAARPPEGSAAMQREPREPAKTARRGLPEREAKEEHTRGLQRGSEGREDVRSFASFGHQPEGVSSPQLAAALALLANASAANESAAGRKREEPGSDSGDRGRTPHAEATPEAALITALRAVIQTSRQQPSA comes from the exons ATGCACAGAC GAGGACcggaaagaggcagaggggaggagacacttgcggtgggaagacagcagaaaagagagcggTGCACCGCAAAAAGCAGACGAgtctggagaagaggagggcggAAGAATAACGTGCTGACATTCCAGAGAAGGTCGGGACACCGAGCAGGAAACGCTCTCCTGCGCAAGGACCCGCCGGAGCAATC AATCGAATGGACGTCGAGCCTCATgctttccagagagagagcagaaggcgcgTGGTCCGCGTTTCTGGCTCTTGATGCCTGCTGCGAGTTTTCCGGGGACCCGACAGCGACCGCAATCTTGGGGgggggaagcagaggcacTGTCATCGCGGCTCGTGAATCAGAGAATATTCGAGCCGACGAGGGGACGTCGGGGGGAAAGGGAAACAGAGGGCCGGGGAAGGCATGTTTGAGCCGAA CGGACACCATGTCTCTGGCCTCTCCAGAAGCTGTACATGTTGAGGCGTCGGCGACTACGCGTCCCTCGCCCCGCagttcgtttctgtctcgcctctctgtctccacagaagagacgcatgcactcactGCGGGCTTGTCTCTGGAAAcggcgctgtctcctgcagaagcggagaagactCGGACGCCGTCGTCAGGTTCTGGACGCTCCTCCAGCGACTCGGAAGCCAGCTGCAATCCCTCGCCGGCGCCTctagaggagagacagacacaggaaaagaaagggccaaagggagaacaagagactaaggcaaagaaagaaacgaaggaagctTGGACGTCCGAGCTGGGggtctcttctgcagagagagagacttcaGCGATGGCTGTGGCGTCGagcgggaagagagagaagtctgTCGACGGGACTGGGGAGAGCGACGGCCGAGGCTTTTTGTCTCCGGAAGATGCGGAGACTTCGGCTTGCCCagcgagcgacagagactTGGAAAGCACGTCCGGAGAGTTGTTTGTTGAGGGAGACAAGGGAGACGCTTTGTCTGGGGTTGCCTCCAAGAAGGATCATGCATGGGCGACCGAAGCCGACGCAGAGCACATCgaggaggacggagaagtagaaagaggaggagagaaagaacgcgcATTTGTGGCGTGTGAGAACTCTGTGTGGGGCTCTACGGAGCCGACGATGGAAGACGGAAAGACacacgaggagacagaagaggagacgaagcagacagaagaggagacaaaggagacacacacgggGACGACGGAAACacaggaggagacgacggagacgacagaggaggcgaggaaagaaggagcgaAGGAACGAtgcaggggagagaagacaggtgAACACAAGGGACGCTCGGCGTCACAAGgaaaggggaggagagacgcggaaggcgACCCGGAAGGATCGGCGCGAcatgaaggagagaagacggcgccGGCTAGGACAGTTGGAGACGGTGAAGTCAAGtacagagaggaagacacacGCTTCAATGAAAAGGAAGGGCAGAAGCAGCCGGAGAAAGCTGGCGCACCCCGCGAGGCGGTGGAAGTTGTCGCTttgtcttccgtttcttcgttctccagCACGCCAACtcacgaaggagaagcagaagataGCGGCTACAAGCGACAGGAGAGTCTGGAAGTCTCCGCTTTAGGTGATGAGCCACGAAAGAAGAATCGAGGTGGAGAAGTAAGGAACTCAAGTGGCGATCGTGCATGTACGCAGCTCGCGGACACCGTCACTGGCGAGCGCAGCGCTGCAGCCGAAGCCGCTTCACCTAGCATtcgcggagaaaaggaggagacagtgtgCCCCTCAGGCGCGGAGCCAACGAGTGCGAAAGATCACAAGACAAcaagcgacgaagacagagagacaggggccTCTGCCCCCGCAGCAAGAACGCCCCGAGCccaagtcgagagagagaaacctACACTTGATGAACACGGCGAAGCTTCCGGAAACGGCCAGTCATATTCAGTTTGGGCTCTTCTGGGCTTCCGCGGCGACGTTTCGCGCCCGAGAGGCGGCAAATCTGTTCCGCAGCAACCAGGCAACGTCACCAAGGCAACGACTGAATGGCAGTCCGGCGCAGAAGGTGACCCCCCAGTGTCAACATTTGTGGGGCCGTCGAAGGGCACTGAAGCCCCGCCAACGGCAGCACCTTCCTCAAATCCCACAGCTGCtgtcttctcggcttctcggACTTCTGTCGACCACGCCGCCCTGCAGTTTCTGACTGTCCCCCGAGTCTCCTTCCGGACCGCCTTCGCGGGCCAGCTCCCCCACCAGCACCGGCAAGGAGGTGGAAGGTCGTTTGAGGCCAGAGACGCGGGCAGTGGAGGCACGGCGAGCAGCGCGTCCTTCGGGACTCACTGGGCCGCCTTGCCAGGCTTCGGAGCCTCTCACGACTCTGGAAGGTCGAGCGCGAGTGCGAGCCCAGAGGGGGGAAACCGACGCCAGACCTTCAGCCCACGCCCCCACGCCGCGTGCTCCGCTGGCCGCTCGCCCACTTTCGTTCTCCCTCTGACGCGCGACGCTCAGGCCTTCCCGGCGCAAGCTGGCCTGGGCAGCGAAAAGAGCGGCGGGAAGCGGGGACGCGGCGAGGGGGCGAGACCCGTTGGTGGGGCTGGGGAGACTCGCGAACGGGCCGGATCTGAAGACAGGGCGCTCGGGAGTTCGCATGCAAATGCGGCGCTGtatcgagagagagacggcggaaGAGGCACGCAGGGACAGCGAAGGAGCAGCACCTGCAGGGGAGATCGCGCGAGTCCACGGTCGAGTGGCGAAGCGATGGACTCCTCGGGGGGACCTCAGGAAAAAGGCCTTGGTTCGGGGCGCGGGCGGTGGACAGGGACGGGAGCTGCGGCCCGAAGTTGCTCGAGAAACGATGAAAAAAACTCGGCAGCACACTTGAGAGACACCGTGGAATGTGCAATCGCCCGGGAGGGTGGTGTGCTGCCTTCATCGTCAGGTTGTCTCTCCGGGAGAAAGCGTGGAGCTGGGGCGAGAAGCGCGGCCGCGGGGGTCGCGCTAGCTGATGTGCATCGGCCCGGAGACTCGCCGGAAGGCGTGCGAGGCGCCAGCCTCCTCGGGGCCATTCCAGGGCGAGGGCCGCGAGCCGGGAAGAccaggggaagaagcgagagctTTGCCGATCCTTCGCTTCAAGCGCCGCTGCTGCCGGTGGCAccgcagaagcagagctTGTCCGCACACAAAGGCGACGTCCCCAACGCTGAGGCGCGGAACAGGCACGGCGCCGCTTCGGAGACAGGGCCGCAAACCGGAGACAGTCAACGGACTCGGCGAGGGAGCCTCTGTGGGGCGAGCGGAAGGGCCGCGAGTACGGTTGCACCCGTAGAGTGCGGGGGGCGAGAGGTGAAGGTGAGCATGCACAGCACTGAAGGCAGGGAGGATCCGAAGAGCCAGCTGGCAGAGGCGCCGCTTCTGGCGCGGCAGGTGAATGCCCCGCGAGAGGACGCTGGGGTGCATGCCGCCGCGGgccagaaaaaaacgaagggcGGAGTccagggagaggaggaactAGGCCAGGGAGCAGGCAGCTCGAAGAGTGCATTGGGAAAGACGGGGGCTCAGAAAGAAGGTGACGCCAAAACGCGGAAGGGCGAGCGCGAGCGGCGCTCGCCGCCGCAGGGATTCGGGAGAACCGGCGAGGttgcggaggagagagacaaagacgaaagagacgaagcgtcaaaaaaggggaaggagcacgagaagacacgagagagTCTCGCTTCCGCTCCTCCCGCGGGGTCCACAGACGGCAGTGGCGATGATCAGAGGCCAGAAGAGAGCTCTGCGGCGGAGACGTCCCGGGCGTCCGGCAAGGAGGCTGTTCCTGGCGACAAGAAAAAAGGCTCTGCAAAGTCTAAAGTCAATGGGAGTGCGCCTGTGGCCCGCTCGACTGCGATTTTTgatgagagaagaagcaactcCAGTGCTGGAAAGGACGGAAAGAAGGAGGGGCGGAAGaaggcgtctctcgcgtctgcggcaTCTGCGAGCAAACCAGTGGCTGCCTCCGCTCAGATGGAAAAGTCTGATTCTTCGCAGACAACTGGGGCGCCAGGGGATCGAAAATGCGCtgctctctcgacttctgcaACGGCTTCAGAGTCGCTGAAAACGGCAGCGACAGGTGCCTCCAGGAGAGCTGGAGCGACAGGCAAGCGAGGGATGGTGAAGGCTGAAGTGAAGCCCACCTTCACACGCGGCGACGACCAGGCCGTAGACCGGACAGGAagtcttcgttttcgccgGAGGAGTCGCACAGACAGCGCCGgcccctgcatgcacggcgcACTGGCGACCAATGGGGAGACCCACGG GTCCGGAGTGCTGCTGCCTGGCTCAGGCGTCATCGGAGGCCGCGAG ACTGCTTCGCCTATGTGTGCCTCGCGGCTTGCACTCTTGCCTGGACTCCAGCCCGGCGCGGCTTGtagacggagaggagagagagacgtctGGGACTTGCCGACAGGGAAGCCGGAGAGCGAGACCGCGTGCGAGGCCGGCACCTTCTTCACTTTAGGAGACATCCGTCAGGCGGAGCGGGAGATCGAGGGCGGGAACATGTCCCTGAGGCAATTTGTggcggaaaagaaggagaagactcgcagagaggaggaagagcgacgacaGCGCGAGTCCGTCgagggagacgggagagaccGGGACGCGAACGGCGAGGAaaacgctgcatgcaaaaagcCCCGCGCCGAGTGGAGTGGGAAGGGAGCAGCAGAAGGCAAGTTTGAGAAACGAAATGCAGCACAGGGACTTGGCCCAGACAAATCCACCATCGCCGTTGGACTCGGGGGTGTGGCTCTTCAACAagacgtcgaagaagagtTCTCAGTCTTCGAGTGCGAGGACCCAAAC GTCGTGGTTTTGCCGCCACAGCCGTCTGCACATGCCTTTCTTGCTTCTGGCCTTCGGGCAGCTGCATCTCCAGCACCGTTGGCTCTCCGAGGGAGTATATCTCCGCAGCAGGCAGACCTTCGCGCAGAAGACCGAAGCGACAAGATGCCACACGGCTTCGAGCGACCTGCGACGTTTCCGGCTCGACGCGCACAAGCCCCCAGGACCAAGAGTACCGCTACAAGCCGCGATCCACCGGCCGGCTTCTTCCGGATTGCCTTCGGAGGCACTCCAACGGGCGCCTCAGGCTACGCCCACAGCCCCACTCCCGCAGCCCTGCAAAAAA GCTGCCCTGGGGTGGGTGCCCAGGACGGCCTCGTCCCGCAAGGCCATCCGTTCGGCGGGGCGCCGGACAAGCTCCTCTTCCCGCCACAGAAAGCTCCCA TGGATGAAGCTGCTGGCCGTGCTGCCGGGCGCAAGCTGATGGCTCTCCTCGGAGTGaaagcttcttctctgcccacCGCAAGTGCCTCAGTGGGGCATCCGACGCCAGTGGTCTCGCAGCCTCGTCCACCGACGCCACAGCGCCTTGGGGGCCTTCCGCTCCCCGGTTCGGGGGCTCTTTCGTTCAGAAGTCTCTTAGCCGCAGTCGAGGCGCAACAGGCGCAGCGGAGACATGCGCAGGTCCCCAGAGAGGACGTCCAGGTGGCGCGAGAGAAGTCCGAACTCCTCGCTGAGCTGGGCCGAGCAGCCGTGGGTTCCTTCCCAACCAG GCCGACCGCCGCCCCCGGCTCGGCGCCCGCAGTAGGGGCGGAGGGGTCACCGTCGCTGGCGTTTCGCGGCGCGGCGTCTGCATCGGTTCCTGACTATTCGTCTGCCTGCCCGCCGCATGTGGGTCACCGCCCGCCATCCGCAGGTTTTCACGATgccctcttctcgccttctgcttcgaGTCGCGCCTGTCAGAGGCCGCCTCTCGGACCACCTTCGACGCAGCCgttcgagggagagaacacaGGCCCTCGAGCCTTTCCACAGGGCCAGGGGGTCGCCCTGTTTCCCCACAACTTATTCGCCCACGCGACGCCTCGCCCTGCTGCCGCGGACCTCCTCAGCTTCCCTGGCAGGGACGCAGACGCTGCTCATGTGCTCACACGGTGGATAGGACGAGGTGCAGCAAGGCCTCCTGAGGGCAGCG CTgccatgcagagagagcctCGCGAACCGGCGAAAACTGCGCGTCGCGGTctgccagagagagaagcgaaggaagaacacACAAGAGGATTACAGCGCGGCAGCGAAGGACGCGAGGATGTCCggtccttcgcctctttcggCCACCAGCCAGaaggcgtttcctctccgcaGCTCGCTGCAGCCTTGGCACTCCTCGCGAATGCGTCAGCAGCGAACGAGTCGGCTgcagggagaaagcgagaagaaccgGGAAGCGACAGTGGAGACCGCGGGCGCACCCCACACGCTGAGGCAACTCCTGAGGCCGCTCTCATAACG GCCCTGCGGGCAGTCATTCAAACCAGCAGGCAGCAGCCGAGTGCTTAA